In Ignavibacteriota bacterium, a single genomic region encodes these proteins:
- a CDS encoding sigma-70 family RNA polymerase sigma factor → MTDEELVTVFKSGKVEAFNELIGRFKDPLVNYIYRYLGDFDEADDIVQDTFVRVFRHIDQYQPIAKFSTWIYTIATNLARTQYQRRKRWGIFSFGHRDDEDDERSQELRDEQLLPDAIADGSLLHEQIQQALNKLAPVFREVIVLYEIEEKSYEEICEITGQNMGTVKSRLNRARAKLQLLLKEFVSE, encoded by the coding sequence CTGACCGACGAAGAACTTGTAACGGTGTTCAAAAGCGGCAAAGTCGAAGCATTCAATGAATTAATCGGACGCTTCAAAGACCCGCTCGTCAATTATATCTATAGGTACCTTGGAGATTTCGATGAAGCGGATGATATAGTTCAGGATACGTTTGTCCGGGTGTTCCGGCACATTGACCAATATCAACCTATTGCTAAATTTTCAACATGGATTTACACTATTGCAACAAACCTTGCCCGCACACAATATCAGCGACGAAAGCGATGGGGAATTTTTTCGTTCGGGCATAGAGATGATGAGGATGATGAACGAAGCCAAGAGTTACGCGATGAACAACTACTGCCCGATGCGATTGCTGATGGTTCGTTGTTGCATGAACAGATTCAACAAGCGTTGAACAAACTCGCGCCGGTCTTTCGTGAAGTGATAGTGCTGTATGAAATCGAAGAAAAATCCTACGAAGAAATTTGTGAAATCACAGGACAGAATATGGGAACGGTGAAGTCAAGACTTAATCGCGCTCGTGCGAAGTTGCAGTTACTGCTTAAAGAATTTGTAAGTGAGTAG